The sequence AAATATAAATAAGGTTTGCTCAAGTTAGTCCAAACTGAATATTTCTTGTTGGCAAGAATATTTGTATGAAGGTAACTGATTCATTCATATTGATTATAAAAGCAGAACTAAGATGCTAGTTCAAAAATATACTACTCCAAACTATTGGAGCAGTTATTTTGGACCCTTGCAGTAAAGCATTGTTCACAGAAACAGCACGAGTTGTGGgatttcttaaaaatggttccatATTCAAGAGACTATGGTGAAAAATCTTATTGTTGTCTTGGTTAATGTCTAAACACAGTTAAACATTAAAGTGCTAATGTGAAAGAAAGGGTTTACATAATAAATGTGGGTACAGGAAATACCTCGATTACTttagaagccttttttttctaattctttagAAGAAACTGTACCTTTTCAAGCTACAAAGCTCCATGTTTTGATCAGCATTAATGTACTAGAAAACACTGCCAGCTCCTTGGAAATGTCTTATTCTGTATTCAAGTAAACTTTCAGATGAATCTCTTCTACAAATTACGTGCAGCTAATCCATCTAAGTATTACCATTTGATGGCTTGGTAGAACAAGTTAACTTATTTTCACTTTAACAATTTGTTTTACAATGATTTTAATGGTTCACTGAAAACAGCTGCAATTTTTCTGTactgaagcttttttcccccagcatttAATGCATTTCAGTAAGACTCTGGTATTACAAACTCAAATTCAGTACTTCCCTCTGatggattttgtttaaaaattgctTCATTTCCTTGCGGAATGAAAATATCATCCCAGGTCATTTGTTTGGCTGGAGGATTAGATGTTGTTCCTTCAGCACCCTCCTTTCCTGTGTCAACGTGATAAACAATTCCATCCTCGTTTATTACAGGTATGCTGCTGGAACGATCAGTAATATATGCATATTGTCTAATCTGCAGAGACCTGCAAGGATGCAAACGATAAAGCTTGGCATCTCCAGAAGGGTCTTGACTATGAACTGATCTTATGTGCGAGGCCATAACTTGATAGTTGATGAAAGATTTGCCACACGTCAAGCACTGGTACCTTCGCTCACCAGTGTGGTGAATTTCATGCTTTGTACGGTATTCTGCCAGAGGGAAAACTTTGTCACAGTATCGACACGGATACTTCTTCTCCCAGGAATGAACGTTAAAATGTCTCCGTAAACTGGTCAGACATACATATGATCTTTTACATACAATACAAATGTAGTAGACCCTTCCATCCACTATGAGCTCGTAATGGTCATCATGCTTTACTTTCATGCGTTTTCTGCTTGGAGAATCATCACCAGATGTTCTAGGCGTTTCATCGAGTTTGGCCTCTCCTTCCTCAGGATCATCCTTCACAGGAATGACTATGTCATATGTATCCTCACCAATATTTGCATAAACCTTACAACCTGTGGATAAGCCTTCTATTTCAGTTGCTGTATCTAAGGTTATGattttctgcccttctgccaCATGTTTTGATGCTATACCTGCATTAAATTCCTTGTTGTTTCCAGTAAGAACAtctgagatttttattttgaattctccAGGTTTAGAAGACGGCTCTTGTGAAAACGTAACAACTTGTTTCTTCTGTACACCCGAACCTTCAGAGGGCACTGCCTTGGGTGTAGAAGGTTGCTGAACCAAAGAGTTACTGCTGACTGAACCAGGACTAGAGGAGCTAATGATTTCATCATCATCTTCAACATCTTCCTCATCATCATCAACTGCAGTTGTTTCCATTCCAGTTACAGAATCTTTCTTAGATGGCTGCTGATTCTCCTCAAGCAAATTAATTGTAGGGGGCACATTTGTTTGATGTGAGGAGCTGACACTGGGTGATGAATTAAGTGGAGCCTGGTTTAGCAAAATGATATTGGGAGTCAAATGCTGTGGTGTCGAAGAGACAGGTGACTCGGCACTTGATTGTGTTTGGTTTGGACTTGGTTGATTGGCAGATGAAGTGAGTTTTTGAGTTGCTGTGGTGCTGGTCAGAAGGGGAGAGCCACCACTGCCACACGATTTTTGGTCAGAAACTCCAGCCGGACTTGGGCAAGGCTGGTTCTGGGCTGCAGCAGTGGTATCTTTAGTATATTCTTTTGGGGGAACAATCTCGGAGCAAAAGATGACATCATCATCTTCGTCATCTGAATCACTCACGGTAATTTTTGCAGTCTCATATTGTATGCCATGTAAGGAGAATGATTCTGTTATAACCGGCATCCCACCCGTTACCTCTCGACTCTCTTGCCGTGTTGCAGGTACCTGTGTTTGAGCATCCTTTTGACCTGGGCTAGAAGTTACAGTTTCTGGAGCGCTATCTTTGGCCTCACTTGGCATGCTTTTTCCTTCTGACGGCAGTACACCCAGATCAGCTATGAATTTAACACCCAATAGTTGCCCTGATTTAATCAGTTCATCGAGCAAATCTGATCGAACACGGATTATTTTGGAGCTGTAAATATAGTTAAGAATTTCTGCAAAAATTTCTGCTCTTACAAAGCTCAATTCAACTACTTGCCCAGCCACTgagaaaagctgatgaaaataTGTGCTTGAGGCAGAAAGGATGTTTCTGTGAGCTCGAAATTTCCGGTCCTCTACGATGACAGTAACATCACAAAAAAGTCCGTGGCCACGTTGTTCATTCAAAGACTGAAGGAGCACACTAGAATATTGTGTGTCTGTTGCAGAAATCAATTTCTTGTCCTCCATTcctacagagagaaaataaaaggtaTCAAGTtagtaaaaatacagatttacagTTTAAACTGCATGACAGAATTCCCACCTTTTCAGTTttgctccttttatttttgaGAAGCAAATCTCAGCCTGAGCTATTATTCATAAGCTTATATGCTACAGCACTCCACATATTCGTTTCTTCTTATTATGTGCCCCTTCATCTTCTGCATGAAGTATGTGCAATTCCAAATACAGCTTCTGTTCTTAACAGCGGAGATAGCCAGGtgaggaacagaggaaaaaaatataagtgTAATAACTCAATAGCAAATAAGGTAAAGGTGAAAACAAAGAAGATGTAAGATTTAGGTTGCTTACAattcctgttttaaaatattaatagatttttttaattgtcagaATATTCTAGATACAGTTATGATAACAACATCCTGATTACAGATGGGCCAGATAACAAAATGTGTGCACCCATATTTTACCAGTCCCTGAGGTTAATGAAAACACTACTGATATTTCACTTCCTTGCCCGtaaaaaggaaggagaggaactTTTTACCCTCCTCCTGTTCCTGCCAGGATACTCTGTCTGCAGCCCAGACAGCGGGGCAGCACGTTACTGAAGGAGAAGTGGAAAGTCAAACCAACCGCCCTGCTGTCACTCCCAGCTCAGCGCCCCAAAACATACGACTGGGCAATGAGAGCTCAGAAGCTCGTCGTTTTACTCGTGAAAGTTTTCTTCGCGTAGCAAACGCCGTGTCGCGCCTGTCCTGACGGGCGGGATGGCAGGCAGGGCCAGACCTCAACAACAAACGTACGGAGACCcaggcggcggcgcccccgggacCGCCGTGCACCGCCGGGGAGACCGAAAGCTCCGCAAGCGGATGTCCCCCGCCCGCAGTCCTGCACGGAAACGGGCGTTTGGGGCCAGGGCGGCCcagccgcggggcggcccggcccgatccggcgcggcccggccgttAAACGGCCGCGgtgcggccccgccgcgggcagcgcccgggccccgccgcagcgccgcgctgACAGGCGGCcgtgccggcggcggccccgcgcccccgccccggcgctgaCGGGCGGCCCGAGCCGCCGCGCGGCCAGGCCGTGCCGCCACCGCCGCTTCCTGCTCGCGGCGAGGCagcggcgccgcccccgcgggcggcggggagggggggccgcccgcggcgcggagcgcggcgaGGACCCGCGTTAC is a genomic window of Dromaius novaehollandiae isolate bDroNov1 chromosome 11, bDroNov1.hap1, whole genome shotgun sequence containing:
- the ZBTB33 gene encoding transcriptional regulator Kaiso isoform X1, with product MEERAEAVPGMEDKKLISATDTQYSSVLLQSLNEQRGHGLFCDVTVIVEDRKFRAHRNILSASSTYFHQLFSVAGQVVELSFVRAEIFAEILNYIYSSKIIRVRSDLLDELIKSGQLLGVKFIADLGVLPSEGKSMPSEAKDSAPETVTSSPGQKDAQTQVPATRQESREVTGGMPVITESFSLHGIQYETAKITVSDSDDEDDDVIFCSEIVPPKEYTKDTTAAAQNQPCPSPAGVSDQKSCGSGGSPLLTSTTATQKLTSSANQPSPNQTQSSAESPVSSTPQHLTPNIILLNQAPLNSSPSVSSSHQTNVPPTINLLEENQQPSKKDSVTGMETTAVDDDEEDVEDDDEIISSSSPGSVSSNSLVQQPSTPKAVPSEGSGVQKKQVVTFSQEPSSKPGEFKIKISDVLTGNNKEFNAGIASKHVAEGQKIITLDTATEIEGLSTGCKVYANIGEDTYDIVIPVKDDPEEGEAKLDETPRTSGDDSPSRKRMKVKHDDHYELIVDGRVYYICIVCKRSYVCLTSLRRHFNVHSWEKKYPCRYCDKVFPLAEYRTKHEIHHTGERRYQCLTCGKSFINYQVMASHIRSVHSQDPSGDAKLYRLHPCRSLQIRQYAYITDRSSSIPVINEDGIVYHVDTGKEGAEGTTSNPPAKQMTWDDIFIPQGNEAIFKQNPSEGSTEFEFVIPESY
- the ZBTB33 gene encoding transcriptional regulator Kaiso isoform X2, with product MEDKKLISATDTQYSSVLLQSLNEQRGHGLFCDVTVIVEDRKFRAHRNILSASSTYFHQLFSVAGQVVELSFVRAEIFAEILNYIYSSKIIRVRSDLLDELIKSGQLLGVKFIADLGVLPSEGKSMPSEAKDSAPETVTSSPGQKDAQTQVPATRQESREVTGGMPVITESFSLHGIQYETAKITVSDSDDEDDDVIFCSEIVPPKEYTKDTTAAAQNQPCPSPAGVSDQKSCGSGGSPLLTSTTATQKLTSSANQPSPNQTQSSAESPVSSTPQHLTPNIILLNQAPLNSSPSVSSSHQTNVPPTINLLEENQQPSKKDSVTGMETTAVDDDEEDVEDDDEIISSSSPGSVSSNSLVQQPSTPKAVPSEGSGVQKKQVVTFSQEPSSKPGEFKIKISDVLTGNNKEFNAGIASKHVAEGQKIITLDTATEIEGLSTGCKVYANIGEDTYDIVIPVKDDPEEGEAKLDETPRTSGDDSPSRKRMKVKHDDHYELIVDGRVYYICIVCKRSYVCLTSLRRHFNVHSWEKKYPCRYCDKVFPLAEYRTKHEIHHTGERRYQCLTCGKSFINYQVMASHIRSVHSQDPSGDAKLYRLHPCRSLQIRQYAYITDRSSSIPVINEDGIVYHVDTGKEGAEGTTSNPPAKQMTWDDIFIPQGNEAIFKQNPSEGSTEFEFVIPESY